The stretch of DNA CGATTAATTCGCTTTTATTCGTTTCActttttactatttattagCAGCATATAATTTCTTGAAGCTTTCTACaaacaacaaaaaatatatcacgCCAAAAATAAAGAAGTGGTGGATATTATGTATAAGTACTTACTCAAGTTGTCATATATACCTATcaattaatgaattaattaTCTTTACGATTATGTAAACATTCTATGAATTTATTATCCGTCTTAAATAACtaataagaataaatttaAGCTTTCAGTATAAATACTCTATCTCTAATCAATTTATTGCAATTGCATGATCAGCCACTCCCATGATCATTCCaatattctttcctttcttttctacttttcttttttcacattGTAATTATGCATTAGAAATTATGTTATTATCCTTCCTGCTAAATTGACATATGTTTctaatatatttgaagtaaTGAAAACACAAATTGGAGGAATGGTAAACAAGTATATGatggatgaaattttttacatttgaCAGAATAGTGAAAGGTGGAATATGTGCCTTGAATTGGCGCTTGAGGGTGAACGTCTGTGTAAGGCTGGAGATTGTAAATCTGGGGTAGCATTCTTTCAAGCTGCAATTCAAGCTGGTACAGATGACTTAAGGATCTTAAGTGCAATTTACAGCCAATTAGGAAATGCTTATTTTTACCTTGGAGACTATGTGAAAGCAATGCAATATCATAAATTGGATTTGACATTAGCACGTAACATGGGAGACAAATTAGGAGAAGCAAAGTCTAGTGGAAACTTGGGAAATACATTGAAAGTCATGGGAAAGTTTGATGAGGCTATGATTTGTTGCAAGAGACACTTGGAAATTTCAAGAGAAATTGGAGACAAGGTGTGTATATGATCAAAAAATCATATTTGGTTCCTATTAGTTATTAAAAACAATAATTTCTTACATAGCTAAGCGAAGGAAGAGCTTTATACAATTTGGGGAATGTCTATCATGCTAAAGGTAAACAGGCGGGTAGAGTAGGTCATCAAGATCCTGGGGAATTTTCTGAGGATGTCAGACAATGTTTACAACAAGCTGTACACTATTATgagtaagaaaattgaagcTCTTAAGCTGGAATATAGACTTATATACATAAATCATATAAATTCCTTTTATAGAGAAAACTTAGAATTAATGAAGGAATTGGAAGATTCTGCTGCTCAAGGTAGAGCTTGTGGAAATTTAGGAAATACATTTTATCTTCTTGGCGATTTTCAACAAGCAATTTATTATCACAATGAAAGATTAAAGATTGCCAGAGAATTCGGTGATAAAGCTGCTGAGAGGAGGGCAAACAGTAATCTAGGAAATTCACATATATTTCTTGGTGAATTTGAGAAAGCTGCACAACATTATAAGTATGTATTTAGATTACATTTTCTCTTCAAAGCAATAAATCAATATGTAGATAAACATTAATTACTCTACTCTAGGAGAACTCTCGTCCTTGCACAAGAGTTAGGAGATAGAGAAGTAGAAGCACAGGCATGCTATTCCCTAGGAAATACGTATACTCTATTGCGAGATTATCCAACTGCAATAGAATACCATTTGTGGCACCTTGAAATAGCACAACAGCTTAAAGATCGTGTAGGTGAAGGCCGTGCCTGCTGGTCTTTGGGAAACGCATATGCTGCAATGGGTAACCATGAAAAAGCACTACATTATGCCAATCTACATCTAACCATTTCCAAAGAATTGGAAGATCCAATGGGACAAGCTACTGCACAAATGAATGTCGATGATTTACAAAAGATTCTGGGTTTGGAAAAAGGGCAGCAAGAGaacaataaagaaaatattgcaCAAAAACTATCGACCAATACTGGTGCAAATGTTAATATATCTTCACCATGTAGATATAGACTTAGACGACAAAGCATGGATAATCTCGATCTCATTAAGgtaatttgattatttaatataattttattttacaatattgaGTTGGAGATTTCTAACgaaattatcatttttatttagctCACACCGGACGCAAAACTAAAAGAGCAAGCTGAATCTCAAATAGATAAAAGTAATAACACAACACCACAACTTACtcaaaaagaagaagatagtTTCTTTGATCTTCTATCTCGTTTTCAATCTGGTAGAATGGATGATCAACGTTGTGCATTGAATATAAATCGCAATCCGAAGTTTAGAACGATAACACCTGAGGTTTGCGAGTCGGAAGATAAGTACGTCTCTTTTGCAaaaatcattattttatttactaatagtatgtattaaaatacattgattttattttcaggGATGGAGAAGATTTACTAGAACTGATTGCTGGAATGCAAAGTAAAAGAATGGATGAGCAACGAGTGACGCTGCCTTACTTACCTGGCCTAAACAGTAATCAAGATTCCGACGATTCCTTTATCGAGATGTTGGTTAGGTGCCAGGTACATATCACACACTCATGTactttttttctattaaactCGTTAGATcaaatgttaaataaattgCGTATATAGGGTTCGCGTTTAGAAGATCAGCGAAGCCCTTTACCAGCAGCATCAACGGTGCACGATGCTGAAGAGGAACACAACCAAAGATCTAATGGGACTACTCAAGCAGGGTCGACAGTGCCTGAGGAGGATCTTTTCGCTTTAATACAAAGACTTCAGGCCGGACGAATGGAAGATCAAAGAGCCTCTGGTCCTGGCAAAACCTGTTAAAgcattaatatatataattgtgGGAAATCTCATGGTAATGAACCTGCTTGAAATTCTACGATTCGTTCCACGCAATTTCTCGTTGTCTTCTTTTATGATTTACGAAACAATCAATGCTTAATTTATGGATTCCGCTCATAGCCTATGAAATCATTGTACAAGTATGATTCAGACTTTAGGAAACTGCAAGGTACTATTATACCGTCCACTGACATTGGTTCTTCACTTTATACGTAGAACAACGTAACGATACCGTATTGTTACGATCATAGCATACTGATTTTGCTAAGCTGAAAAGACTTTTTTTAGCTGCTTGAGTATCCATAGTATGGTGCCAAATTCTGTATATACGAACCTATGTTGTTCGTGTAACCAATCAGGAAATGTTGCACGAcattaaatagaaattaactttgtattaatatttttgagaTGCAAGAGTATTTGTTTTTTAGCTGCGATTAGAAAGTGACTAAATAATTcacgataaaaaaattaaattgataaCATTATAAACACTGCCAGGTTGAGTGTTTGAGTCATGCATTTCTTCAAAGAACTTAAAATGTTAATCATGAGCACGGAACGATGAAGATTTATCAATCCTGGCATTATTTTTTCCATATTCAGTATTGTATAATTagatatcaattattttcGTGAATTGCGAGGTACTACGTGATAAAATTGGTGCCAAAAAGAATTGATCTGTTGGAATCtgaatatatagtataaaaaagaaagaagaaattgtTGGTCTTCGTTGTTTGTCTATTTTTCTGTATTCACTGTTTTCCCTATTATATATTGATAAATGCATGTGAATTAATCGAAGTTTGTAACacgtataattataataatttataaccaATGTTACCActtctattaattatatgATGTTGTAACCAGCTTCCGTCTTTCATCTATACTCTGCACATTCCAATTAGATGGAGTGTTAATGGTGTATCTGTGGATAGACTGGATCGACCATGATCATCTTTAATTCCAATAGTACCTAACTACAAAACTCTATATGGATATTCCACCTTAAAACTTTCAAACAGACTTAATTATGCATAAGAGAATTCAATTTATAAGGATTCTCAAACTTACAATTTGATACGATCCACTGTATCATCCTGATCTCGTTGTGTTCTAAGAACTTTGAAAAGACAAATACTTGGataatacatttattaaaagAGGAACGTATTGAACATTCCattaaatattccatattatatttataacctTTAAAGATATCTTACCGATAAATAACCTAATGTAAATCCTACGCGTTGTTTGTTTCTGGATATGCGGTAGGAagattattagaaataaaacgCTTCAAGGATCTAGAGGAGAAAACAAGGAGAAGATTGGAACAATGCCTTAATAAGTTTATGTAATTCTATCGACCTACTATGCGTGTATGTGTACTTTGAGGCTAAACCGTTTCATGCCTACTTATTATACATGTGTACTAAAATCTAAACTTAACTATGAAAGCGAATATAAAATTAAGCCGAGCCTGGTCAAGCGACTATAAAACTATGTTCGAGTATTGTtggagaagaaaattattagtGTCATGTAAAAGGAAGGACGAGAACTAATTGTAATTCCTGTATGTATGAATTATAgtattatttttcttgttGTTAAGAAAATTGTGTAACTATATGAACTTGAAACGAAAAGTGAGttaaagaacaaaaaaaaaaaaaaaaaagaagaaattcgtTTTAATGGTGTAAACGTACAAGCTCATCGTTCATAACTGTTATCATTGAAAGAATCGAAGTAACTATTGATTCGTTATTGAGTTTATATAATAACGAAAGATCAGTAATACTATTTTTTTGCAGATGTTACATTTGTAGTacattcaatatttttaatacatttagTTTCTTAAGGTTCGCGATGGCATCATAGCGGACTAGGTACTAATGAGATAATATAGTTTCTTTAAATTGTACTATTTTTTTATGGAGTCTGTCTTTGACGTAGATTTACATCTCACTCTCATATAGTTATGTATAATATAGagattcaataaatatatatatatatactttttccacaaatttgaatatttaattattgttctcaatgaacatttttattttttacataagGACGATCGTCTTTTGCTAAAAGAAAGATGTTTCAAATATGTCTGTAATGTCCAAAAAGCCTTCAGAATCTGTATTTGAAGCTTCTTCCACAGATGATTCAACGTTGTGGCCAGAATGGTCCGATGCAGCGTTAAACAAGGAAAATTGGGCTCATCCCAAAAgtaattaataagaaaaattgttcTTTCATAATTTTGTTCATTGCAATTTTATACTGATTCTAGATGGACCGGATGGTTTGTTTCTCGACACACAGCTCGTTCAATTACCCCCATCTTTAGTACCTCGTAAGTGGATAAGAGCAAAGAATTTAGACAATCTAAATGTATGTACGCTCccttaaaaaattaatttctattcatGTGATTGTCTAAAAAAATCAACTTTACTTaacttatttataattgtataaCTTGAATTTAGGGACAACTGACAGTATTTGTCGCTAATTCAAAGAGTCCAGACTATATCGCGAATAACAAACACTTATTACACAGTCAGGTAATCTATATTAATTCAGATATGCCCGCACTTTCTAACAAAATCTTTCAAagtattatcattttcatcccTATTTGCGGTTTGAATTGGATGCATGCTAGAATATTTCCAAAAATAacgtattttaatttatcggATTGATCAGCTTGGTTTCTGAGCGACTTCGAAATATTAAACAacaggaaagaaaaaattactaattaaaaaataaagtgtcCATTCAGAAAGAGTCGCAAAGCGATCCACGATTGTTCGAGATCGCGTCACAATTGATCGGAGTGTACACACCGATCAAGAAGCAACCTGCTCGCAATTAAACGTGGTTCAATGAAGGAACGACTTTCAGTTCGCACGGTGGTTCATTTCCGCGCTAATAAATCTCCAGTACTGCGGTCGAGATGGATTGGAAATAAGTAGCGAGAGCAGCAATTTTGTTTGGAATGGTCGGTACCAATCTTGGCAGGGCTGGATGAATGTGTATTCGATGAACAAGGCCGGCAAGGGTATGCTACAtcggcccgttataaatccaAACGGTATACTCTCAACATTTTATTAATCATCcatttctttatttcatttttttacatCAGACGCAAATTATTCGCGATGCGTTgcgatttaattaaatcgatCATCGGGAATGTTGCTCGTTCCTCACCTCTCCAAATAAATTAGAACACTCCAGCGTCTACTATTACCATTTTATCGTCATTAACGAGACAGCTTGTTGGCTTTCTAACGCGTGATGTTCGTTAATGCGTATATCCAGAGTCTGAGTAAAGAAGATCTAGAGATctcttattatatattatattttgatacGCTTAGAGATTTCTTGAAACCTAATTTCTTAGATTCGCGAATTCGATACCTTGTGCGTTTCGAAGGggttttttaatttcttaggATTTAGTGTCCCATTccatgaaaattatatttttccttcGTGAAGAAACTTTATTCCTGTGTATAaagatttttgaaaaatttctattacgTCGAAGGCAAATACGTCGTAAGATTATATTTCTTGGGAGCTTGGCGCCGGATTCTCGTGGATGATATGATACCAGTGAATGAAGAGAAAGTACCACTTTTACCTCGAACTACtaataattttgaattatGGCCCATGCTTCTTTCAAAGGCCCTATTGAAATTGTGCTCTTTGACCTGGACAGACTATTACGAGATCGTAGATTTCCATCCTGTCACGTGTTTAACAGGTAATGTAATAActaaactatttaatttatgCATCTATGGTATATTTGGTACTATGGTATATTTATGCACttatggaaaattttaaagtgcagaaatattcaaaatatgtaAGAAACAtgtaaaatatctatttaatTAGAGACATAAAAGTATATTTCTCTTCCtctattatatattgtttCTCTTCAATTAAATGCAGGATGGGTTTGTTTGCGATTAGAAGTGGAGTATCTCTCACCCCAAGATAAATGGGACTTTTTGAGACAGTACGCAGACCATTTCGAATGGGAAGCGGAAGTTACGGAGCAGGAAAGTCAGGGTTAGTCGCGTGTCTCCtgtatttatcatttttacaaTTCGTATATAGTTTTAACGCTTTGTAAATAGAAGCTTCGAGGTCTAAGAAAAGTAAAGAGGAGAGAAAGTCTAGGGAAACGACGAGGACGAAAAAATCCAAGGATACGAATCTTACGAGAAGATCCACCAACACTGCTGATACGAAAAAGTCCAAGAAAACCGATCGATCGAGAAAATCGAAAAATAATCAGAAGCTCAGCGCTTTGATTAAGCCACAACCAGTTACTCTGTTTCTCGGTTTGAAAGACATGAACGAAGTATCTTCAGAAATTGTGCCGGAAATAGCACCATGTTGGGGccattttatttatgtagcTCAGTCACGCGATATTCCTTTGGATCCCAAAGATgtatgttaaataatttttggaACTTAGTACGGCGAATATTGTGTACACGATCGTGAGTGAAATTTTATCccatttgaattttattttaatattatcgtGCTGTGTAATATTGTAGCAATGTTATAATTCGTAACCACTGAAAATAATGATTTCTCTAAAAATGATTACTTTTTATGATTGAATAACAATAAGACATTCTTTTCCGTTTGTTTAactgtattaattttttaatttaaaccaGATATATTGCGGTAAACTTTCGCCCATGATAGGATatcgaaataaatgaaaaaaataaatgatataaataataggTGAAGCCTCCGTTAGCAAGATGGAAATTTTATCGTTGGTTAAAATGGGCGATCAACGAAGGAATAATCGATCCAGTTGAATACTTCGTACCGATTCGATCCCTGAAAATAGTCAGCCCTTTGAGGAAATGCGAGGATAGCGTGATGAACAAATACATTACGACAACTACAGAGAAAGATCTTCAAGATGAAACTGTCAATGATAAGTCGAAAACAGACGAAACAAGTCAGAAAGATAGGGCTCGTGAAATGTCGAAGgaggagaagaaaatttcgCCAGATTTTTCAGAGGACATCAGCTTCTGGGCAGATTTTAACAAAATGGAACCCTACGTGAAAGACGTACATTTTTTCTATAAACTAGATTACTTTCAATACAGTATGAAACTGTCAGATCGATTTGCATCGAAACAACCAAACGATGAAAAATCTGAAACTAAAAAAGAGAGTAAGAAAGGTAGCAGGAGAAGTTCACCGTCTAAAACAACGTTTAAAAACTCTGAATTCATCGATACTTATAGTTGGCCTCAAAAAATGTCAAAAA from Bombus huntii isolate Logan2020A chromosome 3, iyBomHunt1.1, whole genome shotgun sequence encodes:
- the LOC126863725 gene encoding G-protein-signaling modulator 2; the encoded protein is MSLSASAENLTSEGQNSERWNMCLELALEGERLCKAGDCKSGVAFFQAAIQAGTDDLRILSAIYSQLGNAYFYLGDYVKAMQYHKLDLTLARNMGDKLGEAKSSGNLGNTLKVMGKFDEAMICCKRHLEISREIGDKLSEGRALYNLGNVYHAKGKQAGRVGHQDPGEFSEDVRQCLQQAVHYYEENLELMKELEDSAAQGRACGNLGNTFYLLGDFQQAIYYHNERLKIAREFGDKAAERRANSNLGNSHIFLGEFEKAAQHYKRTLVLAQELGDREVEAQACYSLGNTYTLLRDYPTAIEYHLWHLEIAQQLKDRVGEGRACWSLGNAYAAMGNHEKALHYANLHLTISKELEDPMGQATAQMNVDDLQKILGLEKGQQENNKENIAQKLSTNTGANVNISSPCRYRLRRQSMDNLDLIKLTPDAKLKEQAESQIDKSNNTTPQLTQKEEDSFFDLLSRFQSGRMDDQRCALNINRNPKFRTITPEVCESEDKDGEDLLELIAGMQSKRMDEQRVTLPYLPGLNSNQDSDDSFIEMLVRCQGSRLEDQRSPLPAASTVHDAEEEHNQRSNGTTQAGSTVPEEDLFALIQRLQAGRMEDQRASGPGKTC